The proteins below are encoded in one region of Holophagaceae bacterium:
- a CDS encoding ATP-binding protein — protein MNPIRPRDRDALLQALRAGVVPRAGQHLIQVGRAKEIAALLKDLDRMADGGTGFRLVIGEYGSGKTFFLNLIRAVAMEKKMVATVADLNPNRRLHASAGQARSLYAELARNIATRTKPDGGALPGIVEKFIFTAKTEAMAEGLPTESVIQRKLERLSEMVNGYDFAQVIAAYWKGFQDGNETVKADAVRWLRGEFTTKTDARNALGVRTIVDDASIYDQLKLLGLFVRLAGFSGLLICLDELVNLYKLSNTQARNSNYEQILRILNDVLQGTAEGLGFVLGGTPEFLMDTRRGLYSYAALQSRLAENTFAKSGLVDYSHPVMRLSALSQEDFLVLLDKIRMVYAGGDPAQVAMPDEGLTAFMSHCHQRIGEAYFRTPRTTITAFVNLLAVLDQNPGARWQDLLGQIQVARDTGGVADLQVEEDGPAQTSSVAATTGSGADDGFTSFKL, from the coding sequence ATGAACCCGATCCGCCCCCGTGACCGTGATGCCCTACTCCAGGCCCTTCGAGCGGGTGTCGTCCCACGGGCTGGCCAGCACCTTATCCAGGTCGGCCGGGCCAAAGAAATCGCTGCCCTGCTGAAGGATCTCGATCGGATGGCGGATGGCGGCACTGGCTTCCGCCTGGTCATCGGGGAGTATGGATCGGGGAAGACCTTCTTTCTAAACTTGATTCGAGCCGTGGCCATGGAAAAGAAGATGGTCGCCACGGTAGCGGACTTGAACCCAAATCGCCGCCTTCATGCTTCTGCCGGCCAGGCCCGGTCGCTTTATGCAGAGCTGGCGCGGAACATTGCCACGCGCACAAAGCCAGATGGCGGCGCGCTGCCCGGAATCGTCGAAAAGTTCATTTTCACGGCCAAAACAGAAGCGATGGCCGAAGGGCTTCCCACAGAATCGGTCATTCAGCGCAAGTTGGAACGCCTGTCCGAAATGGTCAATGGGTATGACTTCGCGCAGGTAATCGCAGCCTATTGGAAAGGATTTCAAGACGGCAACGAAACGGTAAAGGCGGATGCTGTCCGATGGCTCCGTGGCGAATTCACCACCAAGACCGACGCCCGAAATGCCTTGGGTGTCCGGACCATCGTGGATGACGCATCCATCTACGACCAGTTGAAGCTGCTGGGTCTTTTCGTTCGGTTGGCCGGGTTCTCAGGCCTTCTAATCTGCCTCGACGAACTGGTGAATCTCTACAAGCTATCCAACACCCAGGCGCGAAACTCAAACTACGAACAGATCCTCCGCATTCTGAACGATGTGCTTCAGGGAACGGCGGAAGGCCTGGGATTCGTGCTGGGTGGCACCCCGGAATTCCTGATGGATACGCGCCGAGGACTCTACAGCTACGCAGCCCTTCAATCCCGGCTCGCCGAGAACACATTCGCGAAGAGCGGCTTGGTGGACTACAGCCATCCTGTGATGCGCCTGTCCGCCCTATCCCAGGAGGACTTCCTGGTGCTGCTGGACAAAATCCGGATGGTCTACGCGGGCGGAGACCCCGCGCAAGTCGCAATGCCTGATGAAGGTCTGACCGCGTTCATGTCCCATTGCCATCAGCGGATCGGGGAAGCCTACTTCCGCACCCCGCGCACGACGATCACGGCGTTCGTAAACCTCTTGGCTGTCCTGGATCAGAACCCTGGCGCCAGGTGGCAGGATCTCCTTGGGCAGATCCAGGTCGCCCGGGATACAGGTGGCGTAGCGGACCTGCAGGTGGAAGAAGACGGGCCCGCCCAGACAAGTTCTGTGGCTGCCACGACAGGAAGCGGCGCGGATGACGGATTCACCAGTTTCAAGCTCTAA
- the tnpA gene encoding IS200/IS605 family transposase produces MVFIPKCRRKTLYEKLRPHLGEVFRKLAEQKESRIEEGHLMADHVHMLISIPPKYAVSQVIGSSKGRARSIWRGCMERSAISWAALWARGYFVSTVGRDKRWCGLHPAPRKRGSEI; encoded by the coding sequence ATCGTCTTCATTCCGAAGTGTAGGAGAAAGACACTTTACGAAAAGCTGCGGCCACATCTGGGTGAGGTGTTCCGGAAGTTGGCGGAGCAGAAGGAGAGTCGAATCGAGGAAGGGCACCTGATGGCTGACCACGTTCACATGCTGATCTCGATTCCACCGAAGTATGCGGTGTCGCAGGTGATCGGTTCATCAAAGGGAAGAGCGCGATCCATTTGGCGCGGGTGTATGGAGAGAAGCGCAATTTCGTGGGCAGCACTTTGGGCACGAGGGTATTTCGTGTCAACGGTGGGGCGCGACAAGCGGTGGTGCGGATTACATCCGGCACCAAGAAAAAGAGGATCAGAGATTTGA
- a CDS encoding acyl-CoA dehydrogenase, whose product MDFTLPEHVEALRQSLRKFAEKEIRPHVMEWDESKTYPMAIIKQLGEMGMLGVIFPEEYGGAGMGYIEYAVVVEELSRVCGSVGISIAAHNSLCSNHIYAMGNEAQKQKYLKPLASGKVIGAWGLTEPGAGSDAGAQLTTARKDGSHYILNGTKNFITHGTVGEIAVVMARTSPGNGTNGISAFILEKGMPGFRAGKQENKLGLRASDTSELIFEDVKVPAENMLGEEGVGFRQAMKTLDGGRISIGALALGMAQGAYEESVKYSKIRHTFGKPLSGHQAIQFKLADMAVQIEAARLLIYQAANLKDQGLPYAKAASMAKLFSSEIACKVAEEAVQIHGGYGYIKDYPVEKYYRDVKLCTIGEGTSEIQRTVIARYILNEF is encoded by the coding sequence ATGGATTTCACCCTTCCTGAACATGTCGAAGCGCTGCGCCAGTCGTTGCGCAAATTCGCCGAAAAGGAGATCCGTCCCCACGTCATGGAATGGGATGAATCCAAAACCTATCCCATGGCCATCATCAAGCAGCTTGGCGAAATGGGGATGCTCGGCGTCATCTTCCCCGAGGAATACGGCGGCGCGGGCATGGGCTACATCGAGTACGCCGTGGTGGTGGAAGAACTTTCACGGGTCTGCGGCAGCGTCGGCATCAGCATCGCGGCCCACAACAGCCTCTGCTCGAACCACATCTACGCCATGGGCAACGAGGCGCAGAAACAGAAATACCTAAAGCCCTTGGCGTCGGGGAAAGTGATCGGCGCCTGGGGCCTCACGGAGCCCGGCGCAGGCAGCGACGCCGGCGCGCAGCTCACCACCGCCCGCAAAGACGGCAGCCACTACATCCTGAACGGCACCAAGAATTTCATCACCCACGGCACCGTGGGCGAGATCGCCGTCGTGATGGCCCGCACCAGCCCCGGCAATGGGACCAACGGCATCAGCGCCTTCATCCTTGAGAAAGGCATGCCCGGCTTCCGCGCCGGCAAGCAGGAAAACAAGTTGGGACTGCGCGCCAGCGACACCTCGGAACTCATCTTCGAGGATGTGAAGGTGCCCGCCGAAAACATGCTGGGCGAAGAGGGCGTGGGGTTCCGCCAGGCCATGAAGACGCTGGACGGCGGCCGCATCAGCATCGGCGCCCTGGCGCTTGGAATGGCCCAAGGGGCCTACGAAGAGTCCGTGAAGTATTCCAAGATCCGCCACACCTTCGGCAAGCCCCTGAGCGGGCATCAGGCCATCCAGTTCAAGCTCGCGGACATGGCCGTGCAGATCGAGGCCGCGCGCCTGCTCATCTACCAGGCGGCGAATCTCAAGGACCAGGGCCTGCCCTACGCCAAGGCCGCCAGCATGGCCAAGCTCTTCAGCTCCGAGATCGCCTGCAAGGTGGCCGAGGAGGCCGTGCAGATCCACGGCGGCTACGGCTACATCAAGGATTACCCCGTGGAAAAGTACTACCGCGACGTGAAGCTCTGCACCATCGGCGAAGGCACCTCGGAAATCCAGAGGACCGTCATCGCGCGGTACATCCTGAATGAATTTTGA
- a CDS encoding serine/threonine protein kinase yields MDALELGRHFPNASGISLLGAGGQKLVFAATHATHGPIVIKLIHQNQDLERVKREVDAVEIINSARVPPVLEKGAITDASGRVHVWLIEARIQGQCLRQVLQKGPVPYSLIPTLGHDLLEAIRDAESRRIVHRDIKPDNVMVDQNGRFWLLDFGIARHLDKSSLTATVNAWGLGTPGYAPPEQYKNQKDLIHTCTDLFALGTTIYEAVTGVNPYLQGAGSVAEVLRRIEFKDVVFDPSQFHGNTKLIGFLSTTMNARRSHRPSSARDALGWWLDIFPEVAT; encoded by the coding sequence ATGGATGCTCTGGAGCTTGGTCGTCATTTCCCAAATGCATCCGGGATTTCACTTCTTGGAGCTGGAGGACAGAAGTTAGTCTTCGCAGCAACACACGCCACGCATGGTCCAATTGTGATCAAACTGATTCATCAGAATCAGGATCTCGAGCGAGTAAAACGTGAAGTTGATGCTGTGGAAATCATTAATTCAGCACGCGTACCGCCCGTCTTAGAAAAAGGGGCAATTACTGATGCTTCTGGCCGTGTCCATGTATGGCTCATCGAGGCTAGGATTCAAGGGCAATGCCTGCGCCAAGTCCTGCAGAAGGGCCCAGTCCCATACTCTCTGATTCCCACCTTGGGGCATGATCTGCTGGAAGCAATTCGCGATGCAGAGTCCCGCAGAATTGTTCATCGAGATATTAAGCCGGACAACGTGATGGTCGACCAGAACGGACGATTCTGGTTGCTGGATTTTGGGATTGCACGACACCTTGATAAATCATCCCTGACTGCGACTGTGAATGCCTGGGGCCTCGGCACCCCTGGTTATGCTCCACCTGAGCAATACAAGAACCAGAAGGATTTGATCCACACCTGCACAGATCTTTTTGCGCTGGGAACGACCATCTACGAAGCCGTTACTGGAGTAAACCCATACCTTCAGGGTGCAGGTTCTGTTGCGGAAGTGTTGAGAAGAATCGAATTCAAAGATGTTGTATTCGACCCCTCTCAGTTTCATGGGAATACAAAGCTTATTGGATTTCTATCAACAACCATGAATGCCCGCCGTTCCCATCGTCCGAGCTCCGCTCGCGATGCGCTTGGGTGGTGGCTGGACATTTTCCCCGAGGTGGCTACATGA
- the gmk gene encoding guanylate kinase codes for MRTHPGNVFVISAPSGTGKSTLAHRLVASLDDLIFSISTTTRAPRASEVDGKDYFFVDDATFDRMVHEDGFIEWVQVYGNRYGTGRKWLQGVLDSGQDVLLDIETTGALNLRRAIPDAVMIFILPPSAAELERRLRGRGKDSETQIQERLKYARHELELYHAYDFLVVNEDLESAYRQMESIVWATRVRRERMVGKAQAILSGF; via the coding sequence ATGCGCACCCATCCCGGCAACGTCTTCGTGATCTCCGCCCCTTCGGGGACGGGTAAGTCCACGCTGGCCCACCGGCTGGTGGCTTCGCTCGACGATCTCATCTTCTCCATTTCCACCACCACGCGCGCGCCGCGGGCCAGCGAGGTGGACGGCAAGGACTATTTTTTTGTGGATGACGCGACCTTCGACCGGATGGTGCACGAGGACGGCTTCATCGAGTGGGTGCAGGTCTACGGGAACCGCTATGGGACAGGCCGGAAGTGGCTCCAGGGCGTTCTTGATTCGGGCCAGGACGTGCTGCTGGATATCGAGACCACCGGCGCCTTGAACCTGCGCCGCGCCATTCCCGACGCGGTGATGATCTTCATCCTCCCGCCTTCCGCGGCGGAGCTGGAGCGCCGCCTGCGCGGACGGGGCAAGGACTCCGAAACGCAGATCCAGGAGCGCTTGAAATATGCCCGGCATGAGCTGGAGCTTTACCACGCCTATGATTTCCTGGTGGTGAACGAGGACCTGGAATCGGCGTACAGGCAGATGGAATCCATCGTCTGGGCTACCCGGGTCCGCCGGGAACGCATGGTGGGAAAAGCGCAGGCGATACTAAGCGGGTTCTAG
- a CDS encoding patatin-like phospholipase family protein produces the protein MRLLPTIAIALLSLLTACQPAPPVTIPRPTIPQGPPPKPKIALVLGGGAARGFAHVGVIRALEQEKIPIDMVVGTSVGGLIGAIYAADVNSFDLEWTAFQLEKDDLFDFGVLNAVVGMGLAKGDKLEAWVKGHIKTANIENMKIPFAAVATDLNWGHKVVLDKGSVARAIRASAAIPGVFQPVQHQGKILVDGGVTDNIPISVAKAKGADIVIAVDISANLGNTNITNLVGVTLQATSIMFARNVEHAKKDADVLITPGGIGDVGMLDFTQKKRCMQAGIAATQQAMPAIRKAIEAWVAAHTQPVVQTP, from the coding sequence ATGCGTCTCCTACCCACCATCGCCATCGCACTTCTCTCCCTTCTCACCGCCTGCCAACCCGCCCCGCCCGTCACAATCCCCCGCCCCACCATCCCCCAGGGGCCTCCACCCAAGCCCAAGATCGCCCTGGTCCTGGGCGGCGGCGCGGCGCGGGGCTTCGCCCATGTGGGCGTCATCCGGGCGCTGGAGCAGGAGAAGATCCCCATCGACATGGTGGTGGGCACCAGCGTGGGCGGCCTCATCGGCGCGATCTACGCGGCCGATGTCAACAGCTTCGACCTGGAATGGACCGCCTTCCAGCTTGAAAAGGACGACCTCTTCGACTTCGGGGTGCTGAATGCGGTCGTAGGCATGGGGCTCGCGAAGGGCGACAAGCTCGAAGCCTGGGTGAAGGGCCACATCAAGACCGCGAATATCGAGAACATGAAGATCCCCTTCGCCGCCGTGGCGACCGACCTGAATTGGGGCCACAAAGTGGTGCTCGACAAAGGCTCCGTGGCCCGCGCCATAAGAGCAAGCGCCGCGATCCCGGGCGTCTTCCAGCCGGTCCAGCACCAGGGCAAGATCCTGGTGGATGGCGGCGTCACGGACAACATCCCCATCTCGGTGGCCAAGGCCAAGGGCGCGGATATCGTGATCGCCGTGGACATCAGCGCGAACCTCGGCAACACGAACATCACCAACCTCGTGGGCGTCACGCTCCAGGCCACGAGCATCATGTTCGCCCGCAACGTCGAACACGCCAAGAAGGACGCCGATGTCCTGATCACGCCCGGAGGCATCGGCGATGTCGGCATGCTCGATTTCACCCAGAAGAAACGCTGCATGCAGGCAGGCATCGCGGCCACGCAGCAGGCCATGCCGGCCATCCGCAAGGCCATCGAGGCCTGGGTCGCGGCCCATACGCAGCCGGTCGTCCAAACGCCTTGA
- a CDS encoding DEAD/DEAH box helicase, with translation MTDSPVSSSNGPSTQSFGLLDGRIQYWLWNSGWTELRDAQEQAIPVLVEGTQDVIIAASTASGKTEAAFLPILTRLSQKGNEGSLAVYISPLKALINDQWRRLDELTEVVDLQVVPWHGDISKTTKDRFIKAPRGVLLITPESLEAMFMHHGHGLKGLFKGVQYVVVDEVHAFMGTERGKQLQSLMHRLETAVGRTVPRVGLSATLGDMEGAVQFLRRGGSARLIVSKDSGQELKVQVRGIRVPAKAKKGPDGEDIDEGDEAIARHLFQVLRGANHLVFPNSRSRVEFFADRLRCMSEDAGYPNEFWPHHGNLAKDIREETEAALKQKERPATAICTSTLELGIDIGSVKSVVQIGPPPSVASLRQRLGRSGRRKGEPAILRAYCQERQLDANAPLSDLLREGLVQTIAMIQLLIEGWYEPIRTSGIHGSTFIQQILSSLYQHGGMLVGPLWNLHCATGPFPAVTKDHYTTLLRHLGEEEIIFQDPTGLLMLAPKGERITQHYTFYAAFSSDEEFRIVTAGKSLGSMPVNQPLQEGSFLIFAGRRWMVRSVSMEDLVIDVVPAAAGAAPHFLGPSGAWVHRHVRLKMREILATTDSVHFLDTEGQHLLQEARDNFTRLELLNLRFITLGRTTHILHWSGNAEANTLALWLTAKGLKASPEGVSVAVMDADPSDVQKWVEAFATDPGMSAEDLAATVVNKTVEKWDYLLPEGLLNANYASMFLAFESK, from the coding sequence ATGACGGATTCACCAGTTTCAAGCTCTAACGGGCCATCCACCCAAAGCTTCGGCCTCCTGGATGGCCGGATTCAGTATTGGCTCTGGAATTCCGGATGGACGGAACTACGGGACGCCCAGGAACAGGCGATTCCAGTGCTGGTGGAAGGCACACAGGATGTGATCATCGCGGCTTCCACCGCTTCAGGGAAAACTGAAGCCGCCTTCCTGCCGATCCTAACCCGCTTGAGTCAGAAAGGGAACGAAGGCAGCTTGGCCGTGTATATCAGCCCACTGAAGGCGTTGATCAATGATCAGTGGCGCCGCTTGGATGAGCTGACTGAGGTGGTGGATCTCCAGGTGGTGCCTTGGCATGGCGACATCTCCAAGACCACAAAGGACAGGTTTATCAAGGCACCGCGAGGCGTCCTGCTGATCACCCCGGAGTCTTTGGAAGCCATGTTTATGCACCACGGACATGGATTGAAGGGCCTATTCAAGGGGGTGCAGTACGTGGTGGTCGATGAAGTGCATGCCTTTATGGGCACGGAACGCGGCAAGCAACTGCAGTCCTTAATGCACCGTCTGGAAACAGCAGTGGGGCGTACGGTGCCGCGGGTCGGCCTGTCCGCCACATTGGGGGACATGGAAGGGGCAGTTCAGTTTCTTCGCCGGGGCGGGTCAGCCCGCCTGATCGTCAGCAAGGACAGTGGGCAAGAACTGAAGGTCCAGGTGCGAGGGATCCGCGTTCCTGCGAAGGCCAAGAAGGGGCCGGACGGGGAAGACATAGACGAAGGGGATGAAGCCATTGCCCGTCATTTGTTTCAGGTGCTCCGAGGCGCAAATCATCTTGTGTTTCCCAATTCCCGTTCAAGAGTGGAATTCTTCGCAGACCGTCTACGGTGCATGTCGGAAGACGCAGGCTACCCCAACGAGTTCTGGCCCCACCACGGGAACTTGGCCAAGGACATCAGGGAAGAAACCGAAGCTGCCCTTAAACAGAAGGAGCGGCCAGCCACCGCCATCTGCACTTCCACCCTGGAATTGGGCATCGACATCGGATCCGTGAAGAGTGTCGTCCAGATCGGCCCACCCCCTTCTGTGGCCAGCCTGCGTCAGCGGCTTGGCCGTTCAGGCCGTCGGAAGGGAGAACCTGCCATCCTCCGCGCCTACTGTCAGGAACGCCAACTGGATGCGAATGCCCCGCTGTCAGACCTTCTTCGGGAAGGGCTGGTCCAGACCATAGCCATGATCCAGTTGCTGATCGAAGGTTGGTATGAACCGATCCGCACGAGCGGGATTCATGGTTCCACCTTCATCCAGCAGATCCTTTCCAGCCTCTATCAACATGGCGGAATGCTGGTCGGCCCCCTGTGGAACCTGCATTGCGCCACCGGACCCTTCCCGGCAGTTACAAAAGACCACTACACAACTCTGCTTCGCCACCTCGGCGAGGAAGAGATCATCTTTCAGGATCCGACCGGCCTCCTGATGCTGGCGCCGAAGGGCGAACGCATCACACAGCACTACACGTTCTATGCGGCGTTCAGCAGCGACGAAGAATTCAGGATCGTCACTGCCGGCAAGAGCCTCGGCTCGATGCCCGTCAATCAGCCCCTTCAGGAAGGCAGCTTCCTGATATTCGCGGGACGCCGGTGGATGGTGAGGTCGGTGTCGATGGAGGACCTGGTCATCGATGTGGTGCCGGCGGCTGCAGGGGCTGCTCCACACTTTCTCGGGCCATCCGGGGCATGGGTGCATCGCCATGTCCGACTAAAAATGAGGGAAATCCTGGCCACGACCGATTCCGTGCATTTCCTTGATACAGAAGGGCAACACTTGCTTCAGGAAGCGAGGGATAATTTCACGCGGCTGGAGCTTCTAAACCTCCGGTTCATCACGCTGGGCCGCACCACCCACATCCTGCACTGGTCGGGAAATGCGGAAGCAAACACGCTGGCCCTGTGGCTCACGGCGAAAGGTCTAAAGGCTAGCCCTGAAGGTGTGTCCGTTGCGGTGATGGACGCCGATCCCAGTGATGTTCAGAAGTGGGTGGAAGCCTTTGCAACAGATCCGGGGATGTCAGCGGAGGACCTTGCGGCAACAGTGGTCAACAAGACCGTCGAGAAGTGGGACTACCTGCTTCCGGAGGGACTACTGAATGCGAACTACGCATCGATGTTTCTTGCCTTCGAATCGAAGTGA
- a CDS encoding S41 family peptidase — protein sequence MARWVSKNWMWVMVAGTTAVYAPLAGRTGDERAQARSLDTLTEIMGLLEKKTVEPPNPRQLTKSSIQGMLHTLDPHSNYMDEGEFRMMREDQRASFYGIGSIISQQADGIVVMSTVRGGPSEKVGIRPGDYLREIDGKSTEGWTNTQAVQKLRGEKGTPVEVAVQRAGYPDLVRFTITRGEIPTNSVYYAFMLDKDTGFILIKDFGEATSEEFERAVEKLKGQGMKKLVLDLRNNGGGVLDAAVGICRQLVGPGELIVTQKGRDGRDTVETRAPKGSVMDPFPVVILVNRGTASASEIVTGAVQDHDRGLVVGTTSWGKGLVQSVLTIGRSRGLALTTGRYYTPSGRSIQRDYMHGLDDYYNPEEDAKVPIKPEGPPYKTDLGRTVYGGGGITPDYIVPAALLKPFVGNLRFRTSAFFKFAVHEKERFGVKQDVGADDVVLARFRQWTLEQKIAITDKEWEENKEEMRDQISYEMQNLAYGLDAGFKYLCTKDPQVQKALSLMPEAAGLAQKKILVQKLGVATTVAQY from the coding sequence ATGGCGCGTTGGGTTTCGAAAAACTGGATGTGGGTCATGGTGGCGGGCACCACCGCCGTCTACGCGCCGCTGGCGGGGCGCACCGGCGACGAGCGGGCCCAGGCCCGGAGCCTGGACACGCTCACGGAAATCATGGGCCTGTTGGAAAAAAAGACCGTCGAGCCGCCGAATCCGCGGCAGCTCACCAAGTCCAGCATCCAGGGCATGCTCCACACCCTGGATCCCCACTCGAACTACATGGATGAAGGCGAATTCCGCATGATGCGCGAGGACCAGCGGGCCTCGTTCTACGGCATCGGCTCCATCATCAGCCAGCAGGCGGACGGCATCGTGGTCATGTCCACGGTGCGGGGCGGCCCCAGCGAGAAGGTGGGCATCCGGCCTGGCGACTACCTGCGGGAGATCGACGGCAAAAGCACCGAGGGCTGGACCAACACCCAAGCTGTGCAGAAGCTCCGGGGCGAAAAAGGGACGCCGGTGGAGGTGGCCGTGCAGCGGGCCGGCTACCCGGACCTGGTGCGCTTCACCATCACCCGCGGGGAAATCCCCACCAACAGCGTCTATTACGCCTTCATGCTGGACAAGGACACGGGCTTCATCCTGATCAAGGACTTCGGCGAAGCCACCAGCGAAGAGTTCGAGCGGGCCGTGGAGAAGCTCAAGGGCCAGGGCATGAAAAAGCTCGTGCTGGACCTGCGCAACAACGGCGGCGGCGTGCTGGATGCGGCCGTGGGCATCTGCCGGCAGCTGGTGGGTCCCGGCGAACTGATCGTCACGCAGAAGGGCCGCGACGGCCGCGACACGGTCGAGACCCGGGCGCCCAAGGGTTCGGTCATGGATCCCTTCCCCGTGGTGATCCTCGTGAACCGCGGCACCGCCTCGGCTTCGGAAATCGTCACGGGCGCCGTGCAGGACCACGACCGCGGACTGGTGGTCGGCACCACCTCCTGGGGCAAGGGCCTGGTGCAGAGCGTCCTCACCATCGGCCGCAGCCGCGGCCTGGCGCTCACCACCGGCCGCTACTACACCCCCTCGGGGCGCAGCATCCAGCGCGACTACATGCACGGGCTGGACGACTACTACAACCCCGAAGAGGATGCCAAGGTTCCCATCAAGCCCGAAGGCCCGCCCTACAAGACGGACCTGGGCCGCACGGTCTACGGCGGCGGGGGCATCACGCCGGACTACATCGTGCCCGCCGCCCTGCTCAAGCCCTTTGTGGGCAATCTCCGCTTCCGCACCTCGGCCTTCTTCAAGTTCGCCGTGCACGAAAAAGAGCGCTTCGGCGTGAAGCAGGATGTGGGCGCCGACGACGTGGTGCTGGCGAGGTTCCGGCAATGGACCCTGGAACAGAAGATCGCCATCACCGACAAGGAGTGGGAAGAGAACAAGGAGGAGATGCGGGACCAGATCTCCTATGAGATGCAGAACCTGGCCTACGGACTGGACGCGGGCTTCAAGTACCTCTGCACCAAGGATCCCCAGGTGCAGAAGGCCCTTTCCCTGATGCCCGAAGCCGCCGGCTTGGCCCAGAAAAAGATCCTCGTCCAGAAGCTGGGGGTCGCGACCACCGTGGCGCAATACTGA
- a CDS encoding transposase has protein sequence MLNDRDFLQVVLDARWPNGIRCQKCQGSRGALIPTKRLWACSATGCSGQVSLLTGTIFSDSRKPLNKWIFALQVFLDAKGRLSASEFQIKVGLGSNHTALRWLKAIRELAGKVAIRHGGLPSQWISFLRTNSLLNPSRSRGDAACLRSCIERACNLLKHGSRRGPIAAPAELANEDKDFGRDSLRSRILEIGFWIWMGKPKSPTSLLRLIAAMPHGRSLALKPTQAN, from the coding sequence ATGCTTAATGACCGGGATTTCCTTCAAGTTGTCTTAGATGCCAGGTGGCCGAACGGAATCCGCTGCCAGAAATGTCAGGGCAGCCGAGGAGCACTCATCCCTACCAAGCGCCTGTGGGCCTGCTCGGCCACAGGATGCTCTGGCCAGGTCTCTCTCCTGACAGGAACAATCTTTTCGGATTCAAGAAAGCCGTTGAATAAATGGATTTTCGCCCTTCAGGTTTTTCTGGATGCCAAAGGCCGTCTTTCAGCCTCCGAGTTCCAGATCAAAGTTGGCCTAGGGTCAAATCACACGGCACTTCGATGGCTCAAGGCAATCCGCGAATTGGCGGGCAAAGTAGCTATTCGTCATGGCGGTCTTCCTTCTCAATGGATTTCATTTCTGAGGACCAACTCGCTCCTCAACCCAAGTCGGAGTCGGGGTGATGCAGCTTGTCTGAGAAGTTGCATTGAACGAGCCTGCAATCTCCTAAAGCACGGCTCGCGACGTGGCCCAATTGCCGCTCCGGCTGAATTGGCCAATGAAGATAAGGATTTCGGAAGGGATTCACTCCGATCCAGGATCCTGGAAATCGGATTTTGGATTTGGATGGGCAAACCCAAATCGCCAACGTCACTGCTGCGGTTGATAGCAGCGATGCCGCATGGACGATCCTTAGCGCTGAAACCCACGCAGGCGAACTAA